The proteins below are encoded in one region of Helianthus annuus cultivar XRQ/B chromosome 2, HanXRQr2.0-SUNRISE, whole genome shotgun sequence:
- the LOC110927187 gene encoding uncharacterized protein LOC110927187: MKHMSHLEDFVPVNPSDQSFFLYLRDFEVDDCDKLKYLFPIHVTRGLRKLERLTIWSCYDLEAVVHDYNGEINGKGEMIIFEELKYLCLGCLPKLVRLFPVDSVVELPQLVELKVNELPRITSIYPDNKNTSALQQALFNSQVRTSELKKVVIKSMKNLERIWPSSSEEEFDNIPMLRDIEVETCHKLENLFPTNPMRLLKHLEQITISKCYSVREIFNIDLECFGEVEQVINISLRYICVRRFNEEECHVWSIKGGERNSSFHDFDTTGWVRKENVRYETRYEKTSHQPSPNSIRLRRGRGNLGEVLSGQAGADTRLKGKL; this comes from the exons ATGAAGCATATGAGTCATCTTGAAGATTTTGTTCCAGTCAATCCTTCTGATCAAAGCTTTTTTTTGTATCTAAGAGACTTTGAGGTTGATGATTGTGATAAGTTGAAATACCTCTTCCCAATACATGTGACACGTGGTTTGAGGAAACTTGAGCGCCTCACAATTTGGTCATGCTATGATTTGGAAGCAGTGGTGCATGATTACAATGGCGAGATAAATGGTAAAGGCGAGATGATCATTTTTGAGGAGCTAAAGTATTTATGTTTAGGTTGCTTACCAAAGCTTGTACGTTTGTTCCCGGTTGACAGTGTGGTTGAGCTACCGCAACTGGTTGAACTGAAAGTTAATGAACTTCCCAGAATCACTAGCATTTATCCTGACAATAAAAATACTTCTGCATTGCAACAAGCACTCTTTAACAGTCAG GTTAGAACTTCCGAGTTGAAAAAGGTAGTTATTAAAAGTATGAAGAATCTGGAGCGGATATGGCCGAGTAGTAGTGAGGAGGAATTTGATAATATTCCCATGTTAAGAGACATTGAGGTGGaaacgtgtcataagcttgagaATCTATTTCCAACCAATCCAATGCGATTATTGAAACATCTAGAACAAATAACAATTTCAAAGTGTTATTCCGTTCGAGAGATATTCAACATAGACTTGGAATGTTTTGGTGAAGTTGAACAAGTTATCAACATCAGCTTGCGTTACATTTGTGTACGTCGTTTTAATGAAGAAGAGTGTCACGTGTGGAGTATAAAAGGTGGTGAAAGAAACTCAAGTTTTCATGACTTTGATACAACGGGAtgggtgagaaaagagaatgtaCGATATGAGACCAGATACGAAAAAACTTCGCACCAACCGAGTCCAAATTCGATTCGGTTAAGAAGAGGAAGAG gcaattTGGGTGAAGTATTGAGTGGTCAAGCCGGGGCGGACACGCGCTTGAAAGGAAAACTTTAA